Proteins from a single region of Pseudomonas sp. BSw22131:
- a CDS encoding DUF6482 family protein: MNLQALTRLAANGEIRELELLSLEGGIYIARARLDSGLLTLLDDHAKPMHLRSTTHLRDLLQSVPAPSFPCVLVQQCVHDEMCGRREGPVEALRIPFSLVAPW, translated from the coding sequence TTGAATCTGCAAGCACTGACACGACTGGCCGCCAACGGCGAGATACGCGAACTCGAACTGCTGTCGCTCGAAGGCGGCATCTACATCGCCCGCGCCCGGCTCGACAGCGGGCTCTTGACGCTGCTGGACGACCACGCCAAGCCCATGCACCTGCGCTCCACCACGCACTTGCGTGACTTGCTGCAGTCGGTCCCTGCACCGTCTTTCCCGTGCGTGCTGGTGCAACAGTGCGTTCACGATGAAATGTGCGGACGTCGCGAGGGACCGGTCGAGGCGCTGAGAATCCCTTTTTCACTGGTCGCCCCCTGGTGA
- a CDS encoding helix-turn-helix domain-containing protein, with amino-acid sequence MDEEAHQSGETMNIGENLSKAREDKGLTQAQVAVSAGIPISTYKKYESGSQPPPGDRIGALARALEFRLISW; translated from the coding sequence GTGGACGAAGAGGCACATCAGAGCGGCGAAACGATGAACATCGGTGAAAATCTCAGCAAAGCCAGAGAAGACAAGGGATTGACTCAGGCGCAAGTAGCGGTGAGCGCAGGGATTCCGATATCGACCTACAAAAAATACGAGAGCGGATCACAGCCACCACCAGGGGACCGGATCGGAGCCCTTGCTAGGGCGCTGGAATTTCGGCTGATCAGCTGGTAA
- a CDS encoding putative bifunctional diguanylate cyclase/phosphodiesterase, which yields MSNSGHITGRVLPCNRDDLIKVLKAAAHSVSCESALLMGGDTLGWEKMAEFGPASGSMPVEADESWLRMATSYGDVVLVGRDMPLLHSSGNAPRPTIICVAVRCPDHALLGVFLLSSPQADTHLSAAQRYALQTQAAQLSSYLKPSWPAKGVCRDARSLERLRLLESVVINAKDAILITEAETIDKPGPRIVYCNPAFLSTTGYSEEEVIGRTPRILQCPETNRATLDVIRAALSSWQPVEVEVVNTRKDGSQFWVELSIVPVANEKGWFTHWVSVQRDITERKEAQRFAQQARIDWEEKLALESRLRERERISEELSYIAFHDELTALYNRAYLMNELTAAFQSSDSAFERATILFMDLDGFKLVNDSMGHLAGDHLLAWVARRLQGCVRSNDILARIGGDEFAILVLGKDQQQVAVDIAERIVAQLHTPMTIEDQDIFISCSIGIVTATERHLKPDDLLRDADVAMYAAKKQGRGRWSIFDSSMRKAAIDALVIQNALRQAIKDKDFLVFYQPIYCGRTGSLSGVEALVRWAHPHLGIVAPDAFIPIAEDLGLIHELGAWVLREACTDVQSWRKNFPDVNLRLNVNVSGKQLIRPGFADLVSQVTAETGLPATQLQIEVTESVFLQQPEFIAQVLQSIQRLGVRVALDDFGTGYSSLGYIDRYPIDAVKIDRSFVSRMMLHERSEAIVSSILSLGRALNLDITAEGVETTEQYERLKEMNCPYFQGYLLSPPMRPEDLAKIIGAARVSV from the coding sequence ATGAGCAACTCAGGACACATCACCGGACGCGTATTGCCCTGTAATCGCGATGATCTGATCAAGGTCCTGAAAGCCGCTGCTCATTCCGTTTCTTGCGAGTCCGCCTTACTCATGGGCGGTGACACCCTTGGTTGGGAAAAGATGGCCGAGTTCGGCCCTGCTTCGGGATCAATGCCCGTCGAAGCAGACGAGTCCTGGCTGAGAATGGCCACCTCCTACGGCGACGTGGTGCTGGTGGGTCGCGACATGCCGCTGCTCCATTCATCAGGCAACGCACCTCGCCCGACGATCATCTGCGTCGCCGTTCGCTGCCCGGACCATGCGCTGCTTGGCGTTTTTTTGTTGAGCAGTCCGCAGGCAGACACGCACCTGAGCGCTGCCCAGCGGTATGCGCTGCAAACCCAAGCCGCGCAACTGTCGAGCTACTTGAAACCGAGCTGGCCGGCCAAGGGGGTCTGTCGCGATGCCCGTTCGCTCGAACGCCTCAGGCTTTTGGAGTCAGTGGTGATCAATGCCAAGGACGCCATTCTGATCACCGAAGCGGAGACTATCGATAAACCCGGCCCGCGAATCGTTTACTGCAATCCCGCGTTCCTGAGCACCACCGGCTACTCCGAAGAAGAAGTCATCGGTCGCACGCCGCGCATCCTTCAATGCCCGGAAACCAACCGCGCCACGCTGGATGTGATTCGCGCCGCCCTGTCCAGCTGGCAACCCGTTGAGGTCGAAGTGGTCAATACGCGCAAGGACGGCAGCCAGTTCTGGGTGGAGCTGAGCATCGTGCCCGTGGCCAACGAAAAAGGCTGGTTTACCCATTGGGTGTCGGTGCAACGGGACATCACCGAGCGCAAGGAGGCCCAGCGTTTTGCCCAACAAGCGCGCATCGACTGGGAAGAAAAACTGGCCCTGGAAAGCCGGCTGCGAGAACGCGAGCGGATTTCCGAAGAACTGTCCTACATCGCTTTTCACGACGAACTGACGGCGCTCTACAACCGTGCCTACCTGATGAACGAACTGACGGCAGCTTTTCAGTCCAGCGACAGCGCCTTCGAGCGCGCGACGATTCTGTTCATGGATCTGGACGGGTTCAAGCTGGTGAATGACAGCATGGGCCATCTGGCCGGGGATCACTTGCTGGCGTGGGTCGCCAGGCGCTTGCAGGGATGCGTGCGATCCAACGATATACTGGCGCGGATCGGTGGCGACGAGTTCGCCATTCTGGTGCTTGGCAAAGACCAGCAGCAGGTGGCCGTCGACATTGCCGAGCGCATCGTCGCGCAACTGCACACGCCCATGACCATTGAAGATCAAGACATTTTCATCTCTTGCAGCATTGGCATCGTGACTGCCACTGAACGCCACTTGAAACCGGATGACTTGCTACGCGACGCCGATGTCGCGATGTATGCGGCAAAGAAGCAAGGTCGGGGGCGCTGGAGCATTTTTGACTCGTCCATGCGCAAGGCGGCGATTGATGCACTGGTGATTCAGAACGCCTTGCGTCAGGCGATCAAGGACAAGGACTTTCTGGTGTTCTATCAGCCGATCTACTGCGGCAGAACGGGCAGTCTGTCGGGCGTGGAGGCGCTGGTCAGATGGGCGCACCCGCATTTGGGCATCGTCGCGCCGGACGCCTTCATCCCGATCGCAGAAGACTTGGGGCTGATTCACGAACTGGGCGCTTGGGTGTTGCGCGAAGCCTGCACTGACGTTCAGTCATGGCGTAAAAACTTCCCCGATGTGAACTTGAGGCTCAACGTCAATGTATCCGGCAAACAGCTCATTCGTCCGGGGTTCGCTGATCTGGTGAGCCAGGTGACGGCGGAAACCGGGCTGCCTGCCACCCAATTGCAAATTGAAGTCACCGAGTCAGTATTCCTCCAGCAGCCGGAGTTTATTGCGCAGGTACTCCAAAGCATCCAACGCCTGGGCGTGCGGGTGGCGCTGGATGACTTTGGGACGGGATACAGCTCGTTGGGTTACATCGATCGCTACCCGATTGATGCAGTAAAAATCGACCGGTCGTTTGTCTCTCGGATGATGTTGCATGAACGCAGTGAAGCCATCGTTAGCAGCATCCTGTCACTGGGAAGAGCATTGAACCTCGATATAACCGCTGAAGGCGTGGAAACCACCGAACAATACGAGCGCCTGAAGGAGATGAACTGCCCCTACTTTCAGGGATATTTGCTAAGCCCGCCAATGCGGCCAGAAGATCTTGCGAAAATCATCGGTGCAGCTCGCGTTAGTGTTTGA
- a CDS encoding sugar porter family MFS transporter, whose protein sequence is MSSSTAAATARHDGKPSSPGRLIFISVLVATMGALAFGYDTGIIAGALPFMTLPVDQGGLGLNAFSEGLVTASLILGAALGSLGSGYLSDRFGRRLTLRVLSLLFIAGALGTAVASTIPFMIAARFLLGIAVGGGSATVPVFIAEIAGPSRRARLVSRNELMIVSGQLLAYVLSALLAALLATPGIWRYMLAIAMVPGVLLLVGTFFVPASPRWLASKGRFDEAQEVLEQLRDNKADAQREIEEMKTQDKQARSRPPVKELLRQGWVIKLLLIGVGLGFTAQFTGVNAFMYYTPIILKNTGMGTNAALTATIGNGVVSVIATLLGIWAIGRFGRRHLLMTGLVAVVLAQVALGCVLQFLPQNLVQSYAALACILLFLLFMQMCISPVYWLLMSELFPMQVRGLLTGTAVSMQWIFNASVAFTFPMALQAIGNPTFFVFAVINVGSLLFVFFCLPETKGKSLEQIEKHMKKEL, encoded by the coding sequence ATGTCTTCAAGCACTGCTGCGGCAACCGCGCGCCACGACGGGAAACCTTCGTCGCCGGGCCGCCTGATCTTTATTTCCGTTCTCGTCGCCACCATGGGGGCACTCGCCTTCGGTTATGACACCGGCATCATCGCCGGCGCCCTGCCCTTCATGACATTGCCGGTCGATCAGGGCGGGCTCGGCCTCAACGCTTTCAGCGAAGGCCTCGTGACGGCATCACTCATCCTCGGCGCGGCGCTGGGATCACTCGGCAGCGGTTATCTGTCCGACCGCTTCGGCCGACGCCTCACCTTGCGCGTCCTCTCCCTGCTGTTCATTGCGGGCGCTCTGGGCACCGCGGTCGCATCGACCATCCCCTTCATGATTGCCGCACGCTTCTTGCTGGGCATCGCAGTGGGCGGCGGTTCGGCAACGGTCCCGGTGTTTATCGCCGAGATCGCCGGGCCATCACGCCGGGCACGGCTGGTCAGCCGCAATGAACTGATGATCGTCAGCGGCCAGTTACTGGCTTATGTCCTCAGCGCATTGCTCGCCGCCCTCCTGGCCACCCCGGGCATCTGGCGCTACATGCTGGCCATTGCCATGGTTCCTGGTGTGTTGCTACTGGTCGGCACGTTTTTCGTGCCTGCTTCGCCTCGCTGGCTGGCATCCAAAGGACGTTTCGACGAAGCCCAAGAGGTGCTTGAGCAGCTGCGTGACAACAAGGCCGATGCCCAGCGCGAAATCGAAGAAATGAAAACCCAGGACAAGCAAGCCCGCAGCCGTCCGCCGGTCAAAGAGCTGCTGCGCCAGGGTTGGGTCATCAAGCTGCTGCTGATCGGCGTGGGGCTGGGGTTTACTGCGCAGTTCACCGGGGTCAATGCATTCATGTATTACACCCCGATCATTCTCAAGAACACCGGCATGGGGACCAATGCCGCGCTGACGGCCACGATTGGCAACGGCGTAGTCTCGGTCATCGCCACCTTGCTGGGGATCTGGGCCATCGGACGCTTTGGTCGTCGTCATTTGCTGATGACCGGGCTGGTTGCGGTGGTGCTGGCCCAGGTGGCGTTGGGCTGCGTGTTGCAGTTCCTTCCCCAGAATCTGGTTCAGAGTTACGCCGCCCTCGCGTGCATCTTGCTGTTTCTGCTGTTCATGCAGATGTGCATCTCGCCGGTTTACTGGCTGCTGATGTCGGAACTGTTCCCGATGCAGGTGCGCGGGCTGCTGACCGGTACCGCCGTGTCGATGCAATGGATCTTCAACGCGAGCGTTGCCTTTACCTTCCCGATGGCACTGCAAGCCATCGGGAATCCGACGTTTTTCGTCTTCGCGGTGATCAACGTCGGTTCGCTGCTGTTCGTTTTCTTTTGCCTGCCTGAGACCAAGGGCAAGTCGCTTGAGCAGATTGAAAAGCACATGAAGAAAGAACTCTAG
- a CDS encoding phage/plasmid replication protein, whose translation MVRSEIKCRSEFLKRESLQFWGLFDEDKLLEIHRGFLMIGEKCEINNFDLLTVADELLSKNVVDTRKAAMTTAGMPTFGSLARPSTLTLCRQDASCRLRLIGIDIKLPFDCTRHGIVFIRNVREVERKFDTSIPAFYRHAVIPRHLHLVAA comes from the coding sequence ATGGTCCGCTCTGAAATTAAGTGCCGCTCTGAGTTCTTAAAGCGAGAAAGTCTCCAGTTTTGGGGGCTATTTGACGAAGATAAATTGCTGGAAATCCACAGGGGTTTTCTTATGATTGGCGAAAAGTGCGAAATAAATAACTTTGATCTGCTCACTGTTGCAGATGAATTACTTTCAAAAAACGTAGTTGATACTCGTAAAGCTGCCATGACCACAGCAGGTATGCCCACCTTTGGCAGTCTGGCCAGACCTTCAACTTTGACACTCTGCCGTCAAGACGCATCGTGCCGCCTGCGTCTCATTGGTATTGATATCAAGCTGCCGTTTGACTGCACACGTCACGGTATTGTGTTCATTCGTAATGTTCGCGAAGTTGAGCGCAAGTTTGACACCAGCATTCCTGCGTTCTACCGGCATGCTGTTATCCCTCGGCACTTGCACTTGGTGGCAGCATGA
- a CDS encoding SDR family NAD(P)-dependent oxidoreductase: MSNSLNMTSLGDNYRALVIGASGALGTAFCELLRADPNCAAVRELSRSTSPRLDLENPVSIADAAAAMADEAPYQLIIHAAGLLHRGTIHPEKSIAAIDHEALSAVFQVNTLGPAMVLRHFLPLLDPKGAMAMLSAKVGSIGDNRLGGWYAYRASKAALNMLIKTAAIELARTRPHSRLLSLHPGTVISALSQPFRGAAAARPATVAAHELLSLVDRLTPADSGNFFAYDGEPLPW; this comes from the coding sequence ATGAGCAATTCCTTGAACATGACCTCGCTGGGCGACAACTACCGTGCGTTGGTGATTGGCGCCAGTGGCGCTCTGGGTACTGCGTTTTGCGAGTTGTTGCGTGCAGACCCGAACTGTGCGGCCGTGCGCGAACTGAGCCGCAGCACCTCGCCACGGCTTGATCTGGAAAACCCGGTCAGCATTGCCGACGCCGCCGCAGCAATGGCGGACGAGGCGCCGTATCAGTTAATCATTCATGCTGCGGGCTTGCTGCACCGCGGCACGATCCATCCAGAGAAAAGTATCGCGGCTATCGATCACGAAGCGCTGAGCGCGGTGTTTCAGGTCAACACATTGGGGCCTGCGATGGTGCTGCGTCATTTCCTGCCGCTGCTCGACCCCAAGGGCGCGATGGCTATGCTATCTGCCAAGGTCGGTAGCATCGGCGATAACCGGCTGGGCGGCTGGTACGCCTATCGCGCCTCCAAAGCGGCGTTGAACATGCTGATCAAAACCGCGGCCATCGAACTGGCCCGAACCCGTCCGCATAGCCGCTTGCTCAGCCTGCATCCAGGGACAGTCATTTCCGCTCTCTCGCAGCCTTTTCGCGGCGCTGCGGCGGCGCGGCCTGCCACGGTCGCGGCACACGAACTGTTATCACTGGTTGACCGCCTGACACCCGCTGACAGCGGCAACTTCTTTGCATATGACGGCGAGCCCCTACCCTGGTAG
- a CDS encoding GAF domain-containing protein translates to MVQGSTSTHSLLTNHERSAIAEIEATTNILKLVTRLTNLRFAGIAKFTDVEWVTCSVYDTGLLGIEAGEALALETTLCSEFCIDPKALFISHISQHERYAARPVVKQYALESYAGVPIFLPNGQLYGALCALDSRPMVFDDPNLSETLELFARLIGCIFFANLPDTEQALFTH, encoded by the coding sequence ATGGTTCAAGGTTCGACCAGCACTCACAGCTTGCTGACTAATCACGAGCGCTCAGCGATTGCCGAGATAGAAGCAACTACCAATATTTTAAAGTTGGTCACGCGCCTGACAAATTTGCGGTTCGCCGGCATCGCCAAGTTTACTGACGTCGAGTGGGTCACCTGCTCCGTCTACGACACAGGCTTGTTAGGGATCGAAGCGGGTGAAGCCCTGGCGCTGGAAACCACGCTGTGCAGCGAGTTCTGTATCGACCCGAAGGCATTGTTCATCTCGCACATCAGCCAGCACGAACGCTACGCCGCGCGCCCGGTGGTCAAGCAATATGCGCTGGAAAGTTACGCGGGGGTGCCGATTTTCTTGCCCAATGGCCAATTGTATGGCGCGCTGTGCGCTCTGGATTCACGTCCGATGGTGTTCGATGATCCCAACCTGAGTGAGACCCTTGAGCTGTTCGCCAGGTTGATCGGCTGCATTTTCTTCGCCAACCTGCCGGACACCGAACAGGCGCTGTTCACCCATTGA
- a CDS encoding chemotaxis protein CheW, with the protein MNESRAFGVLKLAGMEFAVDAHALEQVIDWPSRLQPHPSQRGALVGMFCLRGHALPLIDLRSLLGECDVPAGQPTEMVAIVNHLGRRLGIAVNGVSDVMKIESRTLCHLSGQSSTFALLPELALVDNERMVYLLDLQALSGLPEVLTARAGDAGQVAQVLEASQVSHHLLVFECEQKRYAVDAKAITELVDKPTMAPSKFGVDYCLGVTNRRGVDVPALSLSRVLGVENADAAGEQDQLLVLTSREGYRIGLVYDRMVAIIRARASDILPLSTYGLREPELFAGVIGVENGEQALLIEHRTLLERPQTLNFAKIYQPVAPGQDTSALRSVQSGQTCLVFRAPVQFVVPLDQVQEILDMPERYVIFGQRDSHLMGSFNLRGEQIPLVCLSSLIEGSTSAENARTRVLLVKGAFSSFGLVVNGTDSIETFTHPASEHPAGWESGMNNGASVNARVRSLVSIGRGEQNRWMTLINLRDVVMRLEKSCEQPTTSRLAS; encoded by the coding sequence ATGAACGAATCCCGCGCGTTCGGGGTGCTCAAGCTTGCGGGCATGGAGTTCGCCGTCGATGCCCATGCGTTGGAACAGGTGATCGACTGGCCGAGCCGGTTGCAGCCCCACCCCTCGCAACGGGGCGCGCTGGTGGGCATGTTCTGCCTGCGAGGGCACGCGCTGCCGTTGATTGACCTGCGTTCGCTGCTGGGCGAGTGCGATGTGCCCGCTGGGCAACCGACGGAAATGGTCGCCATCGTCAATCATCTGGGTCGGCGCCTGGGGATTGCGGTCAACGGGGTCAGCGATGTCATGAAAATTGAATCGCGAACCCTATGTCATTTGAGCGGGCAATCATCAACCTTTGCACTGCTGCCAGAGTTGGCACTGGTGGATAACGAACGGATGGTCTACCTGCTCGACTTGCAGGCGCTGTCTGGCTTGCCGGAGGTGCTGACCGCCCGCGCAGGCGATGCCGGGCAAGTGGCGCAGGTGCTGGAAGCGTCGCAGGTGTCGCACCACTTGTTGGTGTTTGAGTGCGAGCAGAAACGCTACGCCGTCGATGCAAAAGCCATCACTGAACTGGTGGACAAGCCCACGATGGCGCCCAGCAAGTTTGGCGTCGATTACTGTCTGGGCGTCACCAATCGGCGCGGGGTCGATGTGCCCGCACTGAGCCTGAGCCGGGTATTGGGCGTGGAGAATGCGGACGCCGCCGGTGAGCAGGATCAGTTGCTGGTGTTGACGTCCCGCGAGGGCTATCGCATCGGACTGGTGTACGACCGAATGGTGGCGATCATTCGCGCTCGGGCCAGCGACATCCTGCCGCTTTCGACTTACGGCCTGCGCGAACCGGAGCTGTTCGCCGGCGTCATCGGAGTTGAAAACGGCGAGCAGGCGCTGTTGATTGAACATCGCACGTTGCTGGAACGCCCGCAGACCCTCAACTTCGCCAAAATCTACCAGCCCGTTGCGCCAGGCCAGGACACGTCCGCACTGCGCTCCGTCCAGTCCGGCCAGACGTGCCTGGTGTTCCGCGCTCCTGTGCAGTTTGTGGTGCCCCTGGATCAGGTTCAGGAAATTCTCGACATGCCAGAACGCTACGTCATTTTCGGCCAACGTGACTCGCATCTGATGGGCAGCTTTAATCTGCGCGGCGAGCAGATTCCGCTGGTATGCCTGAGCAGTTTGATAGAGGGCTCGACGTCGGCAGAAAACGCCCGCACACGCGTGCTTTTGGTCAAAGGCGCATTCAGCAGTTTCGGGCTGGTGGTCAACGGCACCGACTCGATTGAAACGTTTACCCATCCGGCATCCGAGCACCCGGCTGGCTGGGAAAGCGGCATGAACAATGGCGCCTCGGTCAACGCTCGCGTGCGCAGCCTTGTCAGTATCGGCAGAGGCGAGCAGAACCGCTGGATGACCCTGATCAATCTGCGCGATGTGGTAATGAGGCTTGAAAAATCTTGCGAGCAGCCCACGACTTCGCGGCTCGCAAGTTGA
- a CDS encoding GGDEF domain-containing protein, which produces MKTTLILPSTLTQCLGIVAWAASWYFNPYFNSGLSSAVCLVFAALLCNSLLMVYASSSVVWRVASVIYVGFLAMLFRFELLLMAESGQLWSLVVSCLIVTGMSAFYIEVKDYLMAALSVWVIMWDINVGTLPPSYLTLYYVAAVSATFLGANINLTFTRAMREAYNLQEKYRSLSETDPLTQAPNRRALMQNLELSSRATSASKLWFAMLDIDNFKKINDSFGHDVGDQVLIHFANVIANIPGLVYFGRLGGEEFGVVVAAASVEGAADALLKALAHTSDGEGDYVHYSFSAGVSEVKAGSSSTELLSRADKHLYLAKEQGRSRVVCSEHLVLTALAPA; this is translated from the coding sequence ATGAAAACGACGCTGATCCTTCCTTCCACGCTGACGCAGTGCCTGGGAATAGTGGCGTGGGCGGCTAGCTGGTATTTCAATCCTTATTTCAACAGCGGCCTGAGTTCGGCGGTCTGTCTGGTATTCGCGGCGCTGCTCTGCAACTCGTTGTTAATGGTTTACGCCTCAAGTTCTGTGGTGTGGAGAGTGGCCAGTGTGATCTACGTCGGCTTCCTGGCCATGCTCTTTCGGTTCGAATTATTGCTGATGGCAGAAAGCGGCCAGTTATGGTCGTTGGTGGTGTCTTGTTTGATCGTCACCGGGATGAGTGCTTTTTATATTGAGGTTAAAGACTACTTGATGGCCGCATTATCGGTCTGGGTCATCATGTGGGACATCAATGTTGGAACGCTGCCGCCCTCATACCTGACGCTTTATTATGTTGCCGCTGTGAGTGCGACTTTCTTGGGGGCGAACATCAACTTGACGTTTACCCGGGCCATGCGCGAGGCCTACAACCTGCAAGAGAAATACCGCAGCCTGTCGGAGACCGATCCGCTGACGCAGGCGCCCAATCGCCGGGCATTGATGCAGAATCTGGAACTGTCATCACGCGCCACCAGCGCTTCAAAGTTATGGTTTGCGATGCTCGACATCGACAACTTCAAGAAGATAAACGACAGCTTCGGTCACGACGTGGGTGATCAAGTGCTCATTCACTTCGCCAATGTGATCGCGAACATACCAGGGCTGGTGTACTTCGGCCGCTTGGGCGGCGAGGAGTTTGGCGTGGTGGTCGCGGCTGCCTCAGTCGAGGGCGCGGCGGATGCGTTGCTCAAGGCACTTGCCCATACCTCGGACGGTGAAGGCGATTATGTGCACTACTCCTTCAGCGCCGGGGTCTCGGAGGTCAAAGCCGGATCGAGCTCCACCGAGTTGTTGAGCCGTGCCGACAAGCATCTTTATCTGGCCAAAGAGCAGGGCCGCTCCAGAGTGGTGTGCAGTGAGCATCTGGTGCTGACTGCACTGGCTCCAGCCTGA
- a CDS encoding DUF2256 domain-containing protein, translating to MKKSELPVKVCAVCGLPFTWRKKWARCWDDVRYCSERCRRNKGAAH from the coding sequence GTGAAAAAGAGTGAACTGCCGGTCAAAGTCTGCGCCGTGTGCGGGCTGCCCTTCACGTGGCGCAAGAAATGGGCGCGATGCTGGGACGACGTGCGCTACTGCTCGGAACGCTGCCGCCGCAACAAGGGCGCCGCACATTGA
- a CDS encoding thiol-disulfide oxidoreductase DCC family protein: MYKNAQWPLMLYFDGECPLCAREIKLLRARSTEDRLLLVDMSDDGFDAQALGFTVEQMQSALHARFADGRWVTGLDATLWSWRAAGLGKWAAPLSSRALRPLFEIGYRLFCRLRPHLAWLPHPDGSRRCRVNR, encoded by the coding sequence ATGTACAAGAACGCGCAATGGCCGTTGATGCTGTACTTCGACGGGGAATGCCCGCTTTGCGCTCGGGAAATCAAGCTCCTGCGCGCACGCTCCACCGAAGACCGGTTGTTGCTGGTCGACATGAGCGACGATGGCTTTGATGCCCAGGCGCTGGGGTTCACTGTGGAGCAGATGCAGTCGGCGCTTCATGCCAGATTTGCCGATGGCCGGTGGGTGACAGGGCTGGATGCGACGCTCTGGAGCTGGCGGGCGGCGGGCTTGGGCAAGTGGGCTGCACCGCTCTCCTCCCGCGCGCTGCGGCCGCTGTTCGAGATCGGCTATCGCCTGTTCTGTCGGCTGCGCCCGCATCTGGCGTGGCTGCCTCACCCGGACGGTAGCCGCCGTTGCCGGGTAAACCGTTGA